The genomic segment AAAATAATTATGAGTTTTGAGTCAGTATGTGGTCGAGAAGCTGGAGAAGTCAGTGTCTGAACGTCAGAGTGTGTTATATCTTTCCTATACAGGCATGCTCGAACCCCTGGGTCGTTCCCAGGTACTCAGCTACTTGTCCCGATTGTCCGATGATTACATCTTTACATTGGTGAGCTTCGAAAAGCCGGCTGACCTAGCCGACGAAAAGGCCGTTCGGAATCTGAAAGCGGAGTGCGTCGATCTTGGTATCGCCTGGAAGCCACAGACCTACCATCACCGCCCTCGTATGTTGGCTACGGCCTGGGATTTGTTAGTGCTGTTTTGGCAGACACTACGCCACTCCCGGCGCGGTAAGGTTAGGCTGGTTCATTGTCGTAGTTACATTCCGGGCCTTGCCGCGTGGCTCTGCGGCAAGGTGACCGGGAAACCGTTTGTTTTTGACATGCGGGCTCTTTGGCCGGAAGAGATGGTCACTGCCGGCAGGCTGGATGAAAAATCACTGACATACCGGGGACTCAAGTGGGTTGAGCGTCGCTTGCTGCGTAATGCAGCGAGTGTGGTCAGCCTGACGGAAGCGGCGGTTGAACACCTGCTAGATGAGTACCCGGAACTTCACCGGGACCGCTTCGAGGTGATCACCACCTGCGTTGACGTTGGACGTTTTACCCCCGCTCAGGTTGGCGCCGCTGTGCGTCCTTTGGCGGAACGACGCCCGTTCATCGTAGGTACCATGGGGACGTTGCTCAGCGGCTGGTTCTATCTGGATGCATACTTTACATTCTTCCGGGTAGTGAAGCAGCACCGGCCCGATGCCCGGGCGAGCATTGTCACCCGAGACGACCGTAAACAGGTGTTGGCCGCAGCCCGGTCTGCTGGCGTCCACCCCGATGACATCGATATCGTGTCGGCGTCACCGGGCGAGATGCCGGCGCTGCTGTCGAAAATGGACGTTGGTGTGATGTTTTTCGCACCTAAAATAGGGAGCGCGCCGACCCGCTTGGGCGAATCCCTTGCTGCAGGCGTGCAGGTTGTCGGCAATGTCGGGATTGGAGATTTGGCCCGGTTGATCGAGCGTTACAGGGTGGGTGTCGTGGTGGATAATGCTTATGACGTCGCACAGCTGGATGCTGCGGCCAGGGCATTGCTGGGACGATATGACGAAATTGTGGCATCCGGTGCCTGCCGCCATGCCGCAGAAGACTACTTCTCGGCTGACCAGGGCGCGAAAAGATACGCAGCCATCTATCGCCGGCTCGATCCCTTTGTTGTTGGAGGCTGAGGCATCATGAATAATGTCTTAACGTCAAAGCTGAAACCTGTGACGTGGCTGACTTGATTGAACGCTAAGATGTAGGGATGAAAACGCATGGCGGATCAACAGCGGAGCTTTGCCGTGTGGTTGACCAATTATTAACTTATGTAGAAACACGCACTCCCCTGAGAAATGCCGTGAGGCTGCAAAAGATTTTTTCTCAGCCGATAGCGGCGCTGGAAAATATAACAAGATATATAAGCAGCTTGAACAATGCAAGCAATAAGTAGATGAATTATTTGTTTTGAAAATTGCCATTTTTTCCAAATATTCCCGTTTGGGTGCCAGTAGCAGACTGAGA from the Desulfopila inferna genome contains:
- a CDS encoding glycosyltransferase, coding for MSERQSVLYLSYTGMLEPLGRSQVLSYLSRLSDDYIFTLVSFEKPADLADEKAVRNLKAECVDLGIAWKPQTYHHRPRMLATAWDLLVLFWQTLRHSRRGKVRLVHCRSYIPGLAAWLCGKVTGKPFVFDMRALWPEEMVTAGRLDEKSLTYRGLKWVERRLLRNAASVVSLTEAAVEHLLDEYPELHRDRFEVITTCVDVGRFTPAQVGAAVRPLAERRPFIVGTMGTLLSGWFYLDAYFTFFRVVKQHRPDARASIVTRDDRKQVLAAARSAGVHPDDIDIVSASPGEMPALLSKMDVGVMFFAPKIGSAPTRLGESLAAGVQVVGNVGIGDLARLIERYRVGVVVDNAYDVAQLDAAARALLGRYDEIVASGACRHAAEDYFSADQGAKRYAAIYRRLDPFVVGG